A window of Halomonas sp. GFAJ-1 contains these coding sequences:
- a CDS encoding uracil permease, which translates to MSNTANPESWPKTLLTGAQMLFVAFGALVLVPLLTGLDPSVALFTAGVGTLVFHGVTKQTVPVFLASSFAFIAPIQGSIASFGVSATMGGLMAAGLVYVAISQAVRLKGTAWLHRLLPPVVVGPVIMVIGLALAPVAVSMATGETSDNIGYGQAIFLSMASLVVTLILAVFGRGILRLVPIMGGIATGYILALIMGVVDFSPVHNAAWLALPSFTAPSFHWAAILFMIPVAIAPAVEHIGDMVAIGSVTRKNYLEKPGLHRTLLGDGLATTTAALFGGPPNTTYSEVTGAVTLTRAFNPRYMVVAAVIAIILAFVGKLGAILQTIPGPVMGGIMTLLFGSIAVVGMNTLVRAGQSLTAARNLVVVSLILVFGIGGMQFGGGQFTLQGVSLAALVGIALNWLLPAEKEGE; encoded by the coding sequence ATGAGTAACACTGCTAATCCTGAGTCGTGGCCTAAGACACTACTTACCGGGGCGCAAATGCTGTTTGTGGCTTTTGGTGCCCTGGTGCTGGTGCCCCTGCTAACTGGCTTGGACCCAAGCGTGGCGCTGTTTACTGCAGGGGTGGGGACGCTTGTTTTTCATGGGGTGACCAAACAAACCGTTCCCGTCTTTCTCGCCTCCTCATTTGCATTTATCGCACCGATTCAAGGTTCGATTGCGAGTTTCGGTGTTTCCGCCACCATGGGCGGTTTAATGGCAGCGGGTCTTGTATATGTGGCTATTTCACAAGCCGTTCGTTTGAAAGGGACAGCATGGCTGCACCGTTTGCTGCCGCCTGTGGTGGTTGGGCCGGTGATTATGGTCATCGGCTTAGCCTTAGCACCTGTTGCAGTGAGCATGGCCACGGGTGAGACCAGCGATAATATCGGTTACGGGCAGGCGATTTTTCTATCGATGGCAAGCTTGGTGGTTACTCTGATACTTGCCGTGTTTGGGCGTGGGATATTGCGCCTCGTGCCTATAATGGGGGGTATTGCCACAGGCTATATTTTGGCATTGATAATGGGTGTGGTGGATTTTTCTCCGGTACATAACGCGGCTTGGTTGGCACTGCCTAGTTTTACCGCACCCAGCTTTCACTGGGCGGCGATTCTATTCATGATTCCAGTGGCGATTGCACCTGCGGTAGAGCACATTGGTGACATGGTGGCGATTGGCTCGGTAACCCGTAAGAATTACCTGGAAAAACCTGGCTTGCACCGCACGCTACTAGGGGATGGCCTGGCTACCACCACAGCAGCTCTATTTGGTGGGCCACCTAACACGACCTACTCTGAAGTGACTGGTGCGGTCACTTTAACGCGGGCATTTAATCCTCGTTATATGGTGGTTGCGGCCGTTATTGCCATCATCTTGGCCTTTGTGGGCAAGTTGGGCGCGATTCTGCAAACTATCCCTGGCCCCGTCATGGGGGGGATCATGACGCTGCTGTTTGGTTCTATCGCTGTTGTGGGGATGAACACGTTAGTACGGGCTGGGCAGTCGCTCACGGCTGCGCGTAATTTGGTGGTGGTGTCGCTAATCTTAGTGTTTGGTATTGGTGGGATGCAGTTCGGCGGTGGCCAATTTACCTTGCAGGGCGTTAGTTTGGCGGCACTGGTGGGCATTGCGTTAAACTGGCTGCTACCTGCTGAAAAAGAGGGCGAATAG
- a CDS encoding molybdopterin-guanine dinucleotide biosynthesis protein B, with protein sequence MKTSIDSPFPVLGVAAWSGTGKTTLLAQVLPRLRAHGLEVGVIKHAHHSFDIDKPGKDSYQLRQAGAAPMLIASRQRFALMQETPGQAEPDLSKLLAMMVPHQPDLVIVEGFKAWPIPKLVLYREGIGEPSIVSNEWVQAVATIGPAPLALSATVAHLNLDDIEAVTQWVISWVNDQSRTVVF encoded by the coding sequence ATGAAAACCTCAATCGATAGCCCGTTCCCAGTGCTAGGGGTTGCGGCTTGGAGCGGTACGGGCAAAACCACCCTGTTAGCCCAAGTATTACCGCGTTTGCGAGCGCATGGGCTAGAGGTGGGGGTGATTAAGCACGCTCACCACAGCTTCGATATAGATAAGCCTGGCAAGGATAGCTATCAGCTTCGTCAAGCCGGTGCGGCGCCAATGTTGATCGCTTCTCGGCAACGTTTCGCGTTAATGCAAGAAACCCCCGGTCAAGCAGAGCCCGATTTGAGCAAATTGCTGGCAATGATGGTTCCTCACCAGCCTGATCTTGTCATTGTTGAGGGCTTTAAAGCCTGGCCAATCCCCAAGCTCGTACTCTACCGTGAAGGCATAGGCGAACCTTCTATTGTAAGCAATGAGTGGGTGCAGGCGGTGGCCACTATTGGGCCAGCGCCTCTAGCATTAAGCGCAACGGTAGCGCATCTTAATCTGGATGATATCGAGGCGGTTACTCAGTGGGTGATTAGCTGGGTGAATGATCAATCCCGTACCGTGGTTTTTTAA
- a CDS encoding xanthine phosphoribosyltransferase produces MSSERYHQHFTVSWDQLHRDVRQLCHQMIERDFKGIVAITRGGLIPAALIARELNIRLIDTVCIKSYDHMDQGGLDIMKGVDHDGDGWLLVDDLVDTGKTARAVRKMLPKAHFVTIYAKPDGRPLVDQYLTEVGQQCWIQFPWDMGIAYVEPLVDQMKK; encoded by the coding sequence ATGAGCAGCGAACGCTATCACCAACACTTCACCGTTTCCTGGGATCAATTGCACCGCGATGTGCGCCAGCTGTGCCATCAGATGATCGAGCGTGACTTTAAAGGCATTGTGGCGATTACGCGTGGCGGGTTAATTCCAGCGGCGCTGATTGCTAGGGAGCTGAATATTCGCCTGATCGATACGGTCTGTATCAAGAGCTATGATCATATGGATCAGGGTGGTCTGGATATAATGAAAGGCGTTGACCATGATGGCGACGGTTGGCTGCTGGTAGATGATCTAGTCGATACCGGTAAAACTGCACGTGCTGTGCGTAAAATGCTGCCCAAGGCTCATTTCGTCACTATTTACGCTAAGCCGGATGGCCGCCCCTTGGTAGATCAATACCTTACCGAAGTGGGCCAACAATGTTGGATCCAGTTCCCTTGGGATATGGGGATTGCCTACGTTGAACCCCTCGTCGATCAAATGAAAAAGTAA
- a CDS encoding molybdenum cofactor biosynthesis protein C — protein MQLTHLNTHGEANMVDVGDKHETRREAVASGRIVMHPETLQLLSDGALPKGDVLATARIAGIQAAKRTHELIPLCHALALSKVSVDFDVDHANGWVNVSALCRLNGRTGVEMEALTAVSVACLTLYDMCKAVDKEMRIEAVQLDSKRGGVRGDYQRAPTAAPIVTGEGAAGEVRLGERCVSPCVRVKFLAELRERVGQSDVTIHLDKLPSRDVAGLKAALAERDTRFSVLSDQRALCAINQVMANDTSRITDEDEVAFFPPVTGG, from the coding sequence ATGCAGCTAACCCACCTCAATACCCATGGTGAAGCCAATATGGTGGATGTCGGTGATAAGCATGAAACGCGCCGCGAAGCGGTGGCTTCTGGCCGTATTGTGATGCATCCAGAAACTCTTCAGCTGTTAAGTGATGGCGCGCTGCCAAAAGGGGATGTGCTGGCTACAGCTCGTATTGCTGGCATTCAGGCGGCAAAGCGTACCCATGAGCTGATTCCGCTCTGCCATGCGCTGGCGCTTTCCAAAGTGTCGGTTGATTTTGACGTTGACCATGCCAATGGCTGGGTAAATGTTTCGGCACTTTGTCGGCTCAATGGCCGTACGGGTGTAGAAATGGAAGCGCTTACTGCCGTCTCTGTGGCGTGTTTGACGCTTTACGATATGTGCAAGGCCGTAGACAAAGAGATGCGTATCGAGGCCGTTCAGCTAGATAGTAAGCGCGGAGGTGTGCGCGGTGACTACCAGCGTGCGCCTACCGCTGCGCCTATTGTGACCGGTGAAGGGGCGGCGGGTGAGGTGCGCTTGGGCGAGCGCTGTGTTTCCCCCTGTGTGCGGGTCAAGTTCTTAGCTGAGCTGCGCGAACGCGTGGGGCAGAGCGATGTAACTATCCATCTTGACAAGTTGCCAAGCCGTGACGTTGCAGGTTTAAAAGCTGCCTTAGCCGAGCGGGATACGCGGTTTAGCGTGCTTTCCGATCAACGGGCGCTGTGTGCGATCAATCAAGTGATGGCAAATGATACGTCGCGCATTACCGATGAAGATGAAGTTGCTTTCTTTCCGCCGGTAACGGGAGGCTAG
- a CDS encoding riboflavin synthase subunit alpha, whose protein sequence is MFTGIVQGIAEVVEVRELEEFRTHVVALPAEMREGLAIGASVAHNGVCLTVTAIDGDNVSFDLMRETLRLTNLGAISPGQCVNIERAARFGDEIGGHSMSGHIICMARVVAIEEAPNNRRLWFSLPEEISRFVFEKGYIGVDGISLTVGDVRPSPNGGGVEFSVNLIPETLLRTMLKERVIGDQVNIEIDPQTQVIVETVERVLAGLR, encoded by the coding sequence ATGTTTACCGGCATTGTGCAGGGTATTGCAGAGGTGGTGGAGGTGCGCGAGCTTGAGGAGTTTCGTACCCATGTTGTCGCATTGCCAGCAGAGATGCGTGAAGGTTTGGCAATCGGTGCCTCGGTCGCCCATAACGGTGTCTGCTTGACCGTAACGGCGATAGACGGGGACAACGTTAGTTTCGACCTGATGCGTGAAACGCTGAGATTGACTAATCTTGGTGCAATATCGCCAGGGCAGTGCGTCAATATAGAGCGTGCCGCACGTTTTGGGGATGAGATAGGCGGACATTCAATGTCAGGCCATATTATTTGTATGGCGAGGGTGGTGGCAATTGAAGAAGCGCCAAACAACCGCAGGCTTTGGTTTTCACTGCCTGAAGAGATTAGTCGGTTTGTGTTTGAGAAAGGCTACATTGGTGTCGATGGTATCAGTTTAACGGTTGGCGATGTGCGGCCTAGCCCTAATGGGGGGGGGGTTGAATTCAGTGTGAATTTAATTCCTGAAACGTTGCTACGCACCATGTTAAAAGAGCGTGTCATTGGCGATCAGGTCAACATAGAGATTGATCCGCAAACACAGGTAATCGTAGAGACCGTTGAGCGGGTACTGGCAGGCCTCCGGTAA
- a CDS encoding adenine phosphoribosyltransferase, giving the protein MSIYGDYIKSVIRTVPDWPEQGVNFRDITPLLQNSAAFRKLIDSFVHRYQEMNLDAIAAIDARGFIIGAPLAYELGCSFVPVRKKGKLPFKTISETYTLEYGHSEVELHSDAFQKDDRILLMDDLIATGGTMLAAANLIQRSGGHVVETATIIDLPELGGSQKIRDAGYSVFAVCSFNEDE; this is encoded by the coding sequence ATGAGCATCTACGGCGATTACATTAAGTCCGTTATTCGCACGGTTCCCGACTGGCCCGAGCAGGGGGTGAATTTTCGAGATATTACGCCCCTGCTACAAAACAGCGCTGCTTTTCGCAAGCTGATTGATAGCTTTGTGCACCGCTACCAGGAGATGAACTTAGATGCCATCGCGGCAATTGATGCACGGGGGTTTATTATTGGTGCCCCATTAGCCTACGAGCTGGGCTGCAGCTTTGTACCCGTGCGCAAGAAGGGCAAACTGCCTTTCAAAACAATCAGTGAAACCTACACGCTTGAGTATGGTCATTCGGAAGTTGAGCTTCACTCGGATGCCTTTCAAAAAGATGACCGGATTCTGCTGATGGATGACCTTATTGCGACCGGCGGTACCATGCTGGCGGCTGCTAATCTGATTCAGCGCAGCGGCGGCCACGTTGTTGAGACCGCAACGATTATTGATTTGCCTGAACTGGGTGGATCTCAGAAAATTCGCGATGCTGGTTATAGCGTATTCGCGGTATGTTCATTTAACGAAGACGAGTAA
- a CDS encoding uracil-DNA glycosylase, which translates to MSSPLPNDWHQWLGQEFQADYMKTLKHFLAQEKAAKKVIYPHSTNWFRAFELTPLSEVKVVILGQDPYHGPNQAHGLCFSVQPGIQVPPSLVNIYKELASDVGFTPVRHGFLEHWARQGVLLLNTALTVEQGNAASHRGKGWEPFTDRAIETVNQHADPCVFLLWGSHARQKKSLIDQGRHLVLESPHPSPLSAHRGFFGNQHFSRSNQFLIDNGRSPIAWQLPETP; encoded by the coding sequence ATGTCTAGCCCCTTACCTAACGACTGGCATCAATGGCTTGGGCAAGAGTTCCAGGCTGACTACATGAAGACTTTGAAGCACTTTTTGGCTCAGGAAAAAGCGGCCAAGAAAGTTATCTACCCACACTCAACCAATTGGTTTAGAGCATTTGAACTGACGCCGTTGAGTGAGGTTAAGGTCGTTATATTGGGGCAGGACCCCTACCATGGGCCTAATCAGGCCCATGGGCTCTGTTTTTCTGTACAGCCTGGTATTCAGGTGCCGCCGTCACTGGTAAATATCTATAAAGAGTTGGCCAGTGATGTTGGTTTTACGCCGGTTCGCCATGGGTTTCTAGAGCATTGGGCCAGGCAGGGTGTGCTGCTTTTGAACACAGCGCTAACCGTTGAGCAGGGCAATGCGGCATCTCATCGGGGGAAGGGGTGGGAACCTTTTACCGACCGCGCCATTGAAACCGTCAATCAACATGCTGACCCCTGTGTTTTCTTGCTTTGGGGTAGCCATGCACGCCAAAAAAAATCCCTGATTGATCAAGGGCGGCATTTAGTGCTGGAGTCCCCGCACCCATCGCCGTTATCAGCACATCGGGGGTTCTTTGGTAATCAGCACTTTTCCCGTTCTAACCAATTCTTGATAGATAACGGGCGCTCGCCGATTGCGTGGCAATTGCCGGAAACCCCTTAA
- a CDS encoding formyltetrahydrofolate deformylase: MSHYYRLVVSCPDQVGIVARVSSFIAEQGGSITEASQHSDLETGRFFMRYEILADSLGMSAEALRNAFEPVAEAFNMQWSLMDTQKRRRVVLMVSRESHCLVDLLYRWQAGELDCDIVGVISNHEDMRSLTEWYGIPYHHVPVDAANKQASFEKVQAQIDSARADCVVLARYMQILPPALCERYAGRVINIHHSFLPSFAGAKPYHQAYERGVKLIGATCHYVTEELDAGPIIEQDIHRVSHCHTPTDLVRFGRDVEKAVLARGLRWHLEDRVLIHGNKTVVFS, from the coding sequence ATGTCGCACTATTATCGTCTCGTTGTTTCTTGCCCTGACCAAGTGGGCATTGTGGCGCGTGTTTCCAGTTTTATTGCCGAGCAGGGGGGCTCAATTACTGAAGCAAGTCAGCATTCCGATCTTGAAACAGGCCGGTTTTTTATGCGCTATGAAATTTTAGCCGATTCACTAGGAATGTCGGCAGAGGCGCTGCGTAACGCTTTTGAACCCGTGGCAGAAGCGTTCAATATGCAGTGGTCGTTAATGGATACCCAAAAGCGGCGCCGCGTTGTATTAATGGTGTCGCGGGAGTCTCACTGCTTGGTGGACTTGCTATATCGCTGGCAGGCAGGTGAGCTAGACTGCGACATCGTGGGTGTGATTTCCAACCACGAAGATATGCGTTCGCTGACCGAGTGGTACGGCATTCCTTACCACCATGTGCCGGTTGACGCAGCTAATAAGCAGGCATCGTTTGAGAAGGTGCAGGCACAAATTGATAGCGCCCGCGCTGATTGCGTCGTGTTAGCACGCTATATGCAAATCTTGCCCCCCGCGCTATGCGAGCGGTATGCCGGGCGCGTGATTAATATACATCACAGCTTTTTGCCCTCTTTTGCTGGCGCAAAACCGTATCACCAAGCTTACGAGCGAGGCGTGAAACTCATAGGGGCTACCTGTCATTATGTCACCGAAGAGTTGGATGCCGGACCTATTATCGAGCAGGATATCCATCGCGTTAGCCACTGTCATACACCCACCGATCTTGTGCGATTTGGCCGGGACGTTGAGAAAGCCGTATTGGCGCGAGGGTTACGTTGGCACCTTGAAGATCGCGTGCTAATCCACGGAAATAAAACGGTTGTGTTCAGTTAA
- a CDS encoding MBL fold metallo-hydrolase: MNLTLYGYGDQWIAVDCGMMIRQDLPNAPLQVPNTDTLDTLGIKPQALFITHGHEDHIGAVAWLWPKWNCPIYATPLAAGLLRLKFAEHQLSSAAIQVIEPGDAMQQGPFTLRYLLLTHSIPESCAIMMMAGEYRILHSGDWKLDPEPLIGTPVNAANFRALAPIDLLVGDSTNAPMPGHSGSEGDVARALVKTLEKCTGRVVVSCFASNLARVLAIGLAAQRCGRRVSLMGRSMERMVSVAKGLGYLDDFPPLVPPHDLGYLPPNEVVVIATGSQGEPRAALQRLAQGRHPFMDLAPGDSVIFSAKAIPGNERPIEQLKKRLSQLGVTLFDEMNHPELHATGHPAQEELKKLYQWVRPKSLLPVHGEARHQEAHQAIATSLGISAPLAPTNGDMIAFDKQGLRCEQRYPQLPCIVNQNSVIPHPGLDASSSKARRGSLFLALPVTASETGWWRIGRLMLDASSASPLDEESFSDWLDAQLEEIEADTLADLRLALQPRLIQWLANHCQHMPDVHLQIMATEMPSAEELNSQP, from the coding sequence ATGAATCTGACGCTGTATGGATACGGCGATCAATGGATCGCCGTCGACTGCGGCATGATGATTCGCCAAGATTTACCCAATGCCCCCTTACAAGTACCCAATACCGACACCCTGGATACCTTAGGCATTAAGCCCCAGGCGCTCTTTATTACCCATGGGCATGAAGACCACATCGGCGCCGTTGCGTGGCTATGGCCAAAGTGGAACTGCCCGATTTATGCAACCCCGCTTGCCGCTGGGCTGCTGCGGCTGAAATTTGCCGAGCATCAGCTAAGCAGCGCGGCTATACAGGTCATTGAGCCGGGCGATGCCATGCAGCAGGGACCCTTTACGCTGCGCTACTTGCTGCTTACTCACTCTATCCCGGAAAGCTGCGCCATTATGATGATGGCGGGAGAATATCGCATTCTGCATAGCGGTGATTGGAAACTTGACCCCGAACCGTTAATTGGCACGCCGGTGAATGCAGCAAATTTCCGGGCCTTAGCGCCAATTGATTTGCTGGTGGGCGACTCGACCAATGCCCCAATGCCAGGTCACTCAGGTAGCGAAGGCGATGTGGCCAGAGCACTCGTTAAAACCTTAGAGAAGTGCACCGGACGCGTTGTGGTCTCATGCTTTGCCAGTAACTTAGCGCGGGTATTGGCTATCGGCCTGGCAGCCCAGCGATGCGGACGCCGTGTCAGCCTAATGGGGCGCTCCATGGAGCGCATGGTAAGCGTTGCTAAGGGCTTGGGGTACTTAGACGATTTTCCACCGCTCGTACCACCTCACGACCTAGGCTACTTGCCGCCTAATGAAGTTGTGGTGATTGCCACCGGCAGCCAAGGAGAGCCACGCGCCGCCTTGCAACGCTTAGCCCAAGGGCGGCATCCCTTTATGGATTTAGCGCCAGGCGATAGCGTCATTTTTTCCGCCAAGGCGATACCGGGAAACGAGCGGCCTATTGAGCAGCTTAAAAAACGCCTCTCCCAGCTTGGCGTCACTCTTTTCGATGAGATGAATCATCCAGAGCTGCATGCCACCGGGCACCCCGCCCAGGAAGAGCTGAAAAAGCTCTACCAGTGGGTAAGGCCAAAATCACTACTGCCCGTACACGGAGAGGCGCGCCATCAGGAGGCGCATCAAGCGATTGCCACCTCTCTTGGCATCAGCGCCCCATTGGCGCCGACTAACGGCGATATGATCGCCTTTGATAAACAAGGCTTGCGCTGTGAACAGCGTTACCCGCAACTACCCTGCATCGTTAATCAAAACAGCGTCATTCCCCACCCAGGGCTTGATGCATCTTCGTCCAAGGCGCGGCGTGGTAGCTTGTTTCTTGCATTGCCGGTCACCGCCAGCGAAACAGGCTGGTGGCGTATAGGGCGTTTAATGCTTGATGCTAGCAGCGCGAGTCCTCTTGATGAGGAGAGCTTTAGCGATTGGCTTGATGCTCAACTGGAGGAAATCGAAGCAGACACCCTGGCAGATTTACGCTTAGCCCTTCAGCCACGCCTTATTCAGTGGCTAGCCAACCACTGCCAACACATGCCTGATGTGCATTTACAAATCATGGCGACTGAAATGCCTTCCGCCGAGGAGCTTAATAGCCAGCCTTAG
- a CDS encoding molybdenum cofactor biosynthesis protein E, translating into MADAVLDIAVEVQAAPFSMDYGYESTLQQRTDIGAIVSFTGLVRDFNETPDVTGLTLEHYPGMTERTLAEIGEQAWERWSLQAVRIIHRVGHLSPGDPIVRVLVASAHRRDAFNACDFIMDYLKTQAPFWKKEHSREGAYWVKERDSDQQDADRWSSSEPKAGY; encoded by the coding sequence ATGGCTGACGCGGTCTTGGATATTGCAGTGGAGGTGCAGGCAGCGCCGTTCTCAATGGATTACGGCTATGAGTCAACGCTTCAGCAACGCACAGATATTGGTGCAATCGTTAGCTTTACTGGCCTGGTGAGAGATTTTAACGAAACACCCGACGTAACGGGGCTAACGCTTGAGCATTACCCAGGGATGACGGAGCGCACCCTGGCTGAGATTGGTGAGCAGGCGTGGGAGCGTTGGTCGTTGCAAGCCGTGCGGATTATTCATCGAGTAGGGCATTTATCACCAGGCGACCCGATTGTCAGAGTGCTGGTTGCCAGTGCCCACCGTCGGGATGCGTTTAACGCTTGTGATTTCATTATGGATTATTTGAAAACTCAAGCGCCATTTTGGAAAAAAGAGCACTCCCGTGAGGGGGCTTACTGGGTTAAAGAGCGCGATAGTGATCAGCAGGATGCCGATCGCTGGTCATCATCCGAGCCTAAGGCTGGCTATTAA
- a CDS encoding uracil phosphoribosyltransferase gives MSVYAINHPLVQHKLGLMREADLSTKSFRELAGEVAKLLTYEATKGLELEDHEIHGWNGEPIATRRLKGKKVTVVPILRAGLGMLEGVTDLIPSARVSVVGLYRDEETLEPVPYFAKFANDIEERMAIVIDPMLATGGSMVATLDMLRERGCAHMKVIVLVAAPEGIKRVQDAYPEVEIYTASVDERLDENGYIVPGLGDAGDKIFGTR, from the coding sequence ATGAGTGTCTATGCCATTAACCATCCGCTTGTTCAACATAAACTGGGACTGATGCGGGAAGCTGATTTGAGCACCAAGAGCTTCCGTGAACTAGCAGGTGAGGTGGCTAAGCTATTGACCTATGAAGCAACCAAGGGTCTTGAGCTTGAGGATCACGAGATTCATGGCTGGAATGGAGAGCCTATTGCGACGCGTCGCCTTAAAGGTAAAAAAGTCACTGTAGTGCCTATCTTGCGTGCAGGACTAGGTATGTTGGAAGGGGTAACAGACCTCATTCCAAGTGCCCGGGTAAGCGTAGTGGGACTTTACAGAGATGAAGAGACACTTGAGCCAGTACCGTACTTTGCCAAATTTGCTAACGACATCGAAGAGCGTATGGCCATTGTCATTGACCCCATGTTAGCTACTGGAGGGTCAATGGTAGCCACACTGGATATGCTGCGTGAGCGTGGCTGCGCGCATATGAAAGTGATTGTGCTGGTGGCGGCACCGGAAGGCATTAAGCGCGTACAGGATGCATACCCGGAGGTTGAGATTTATACCGCGTCAGTGGATGAGCGGCTCGATGAGAATGGCTACATCGTGCCGGGCTTGGGAGATGCTGGCGATAAGATATTCGGGACGCGCTAA
- a CDS encoding guanine permease, which produces MKLLDNYFKLTEQKTNVKTEVIAGITTFLTMAYIIFVNPSILSEAGMDYGAVFVATCVAAAIGCFIMGLWANYPIAQAPGMGLNAFFTYGVVLGMGYTWEAALGAVFFSGFAFFLLSIFKVREWIINSIPLSLRLGIAAGIGLFLAMIALKNAGIVVSNPATYVALGDLSQPPALYALLGFFVITALAYLKVTGAVMIGILGVTVLAMLFGHNQYGGIMSMPPSVAPTFMAMDLMGALDVAMLSVIFAFLFVDLFDTSGTLVGVAHRGKLLDKDGKLPRIGRAMMADSTASMAGAALGTSTTTSYIESTAGIASGGRTGLTAVVVGVLFLISLFFAPLAGSIPAYATAGALLYVAVLMAGSLAHANWEDPTDAAPVLIAALAMPLTFSIAEGIALGFISFVAIKTLSGRFKDLNPAVIILALLFAAKFLFLG; this is translated from the coding sequence ATGAAACTACTGGATAACTACTTCAAGCTCACCGAGCAGAAGACAAACGTGAAGACCGAGGTGATTGCGGGTATCACCACGTTCCTCACCATGGCGTATATCATCTTCGTTAACCCAAGCATTCTTTCAGAAGCTGGGATGGATTATGGCGCCGTCTTTGTTGCCACCTGTGTTGCCGCCGCGATTGGCTGTTTCATCATGGGGCTGTGGGCTAACTACCCTATTGCTCAAGCGCCTGGTATGGGCCTAAACGCCTTCTTTACCTATGGCGTTGTATTGGGAATGGGGTATACCTGGGAGGCTGCCTTGGGGGCGGTGTTCTTCTCAGGTTTTGCGTTTTTCCTACTGAGTATTTTCAAAGTGCGTGAGTGGATTATTAATTCAATTCCACTCTCGTTGCGCCTAGGTATTGCGGCAGGTATCGGCCTTTTTCTAGCGATGATTGCGCTTAAAAATGCCGGTATTGTGGTGTCTAATCCTGCAACCTATGTCGCGTTGGGAGACCTCTCCCAGCCGCCTGCGCTTTATGCGCTGCTAGGCTTTTTTGTTATTACTGCGCTGGCGTATCTGAAAGTCACTGGTGCAGTGATGATCGGTATTTTAGGTGTCACTGTGCTGGCGATGCTTTTTGGCCATAACCAGTATGGTGGCATTATGTCGATGCCGCCGTCTGTCGCGCCAACCTTTATGGCAATGGATTTGATGGGCGCGCTTGATGTGGCGATGCTGAGCGTTATTTTTGCATTTTTGTTTGTTGATCTATTTGATACCTCTGGCACCTTGGTGGGCGTTGCTCATCGTGGAAAGCTGTTGGATAAAGACGGCAAACTGCCGCGCATTGGTCGCGCTATGATGGCAGATAGCACAGCGTCCATGGCCGGTGCTGCACTGGGTACATCCACCACTACCAGCTACATTGAATCTACAGCGGGTATTGCCTCCGGTGGCCGCACGGGATTAACCGCAGTAGTCGTCGGTGTGCTTTTCCTCATCAGTCTATTTTTTGCGCCGCTGGCTGGGTCTATACCCGCCTACGCAACCGCTGGAGCACTGCTTTATGTGGCGGTGTTAATGGCGGGCAGCTTGGCTCACGCAAACTGGGAAGACCCCACAGATGCTGCGCCAGTGCTTATTGCTGCGCTGGCTATGCCGCTTACGTTCTCGATTGCGGAAGGTATAGCGCTAGGGTTTATCAGCTTTGTGGCAATTAAAACGCTGTCGGGTCGTTTCAAAGACTTGAATCCAGCGGTGATTATATTGGCCCTGCTGTTTGCGGCAAAATTCCTATTCTTGGGTTAA